In Treponema rectale, a single genomic region encodes these proteins:
- a CDS encoding CTP synthase, producing the protein MSKYILVTSGVCSSLGKGVASSAIASLLESSGLKVAMMKCDPYINVDAGNISPYQHGEVYVTEDGAETDLDLGNFSRFTNINLTNENCISIGKVYENVIRNERAGRYNGRTVQVIPHITDEIKRCIRHLGTTSGADVVIVEIGGTVGDIEAVPYLEASRQFAREMGKENVVSIHLTLIPVITGGELKSKPTQNSVKQLQQVGIQPDILICRCEAPVEESLKKKIGLFCNVSAESVFVSPDVEKSIYELPVIFHEQNLDSKILNKLKIMNRTTDVHQWTDFLNKLNHPESKVTIALVGKKDYLDNCYKSVQESLFHASVTGNNAELTIKKIDAETLEKTNDIDSFFKDTDGIVIPGSYGQRGFLGLLKAVTYARENKIPYLGIDLGMQLMAIETARNLCNWEDADTTEFISNSTHPVISLPEEQQGPSDGVMKLGSSSVKIVEDSKLFSIYNSSLITERHRSKYAFDRHYTKDMNDKGLYISAMSASDNQTEAFEWQNHPWGIGVQYHPEFISKPAKPHPLFNSFILAAINCNKK; encoded by the coding sequence ATGAGTAAATATATTCTTGTAACCAGTGGTGTTTGTTCCAGTTTAGGAAAAGGTGTTGCTTCAAGTGCAATCGCAAGTCTTCTTGAATCCAGCGGATTAAAAGTTGCAATGATGAAATGCGACCCGTATATAAATGTTGATGCCGGAAACATCAGTCCGTATCAGCACGGAGAAGTCTACGTAACAGAAGATGGAGCAGAAACAGATCTTGACCTTGGCAATTTCAGCCGTTTTACAAATATAAATCTTACAAATGAAAACTGTATTTCCATCGGAAAAGTTTACGAGAATGTTATCAGAAATGAACGTGCAGGCCGCTACAATGGACGTACAGTTCAGGTTATTCCTCACATTACAGACGAAATCAAACGCTGCATCCGTCACCTCGGTACAACAAGCGGTGCTGATGTAGTAATTGTAGAAATCGGTGGAACCGTAGGTGATATAGAAGCAGTACCTTATCTTGAAGCAAGCCGCCAGTTTGCCAGAGAAATGGGTAAAGAAAATGTAGTTTCAATACACCTGACTCTTATTCCTGTTATTACAGGCGGAGAACTTAAATCAAAGCCTACTCAAAACTCCGTAAAACAGCTGCAGCAGGTTGGTATCCAGCCGGACATTCTTATCTGCCGCTGTGAAGCTCCGGTAGAAGAATCCCTTAAGAAAAAAATAGGTCTTTTCTGTAACGTATCCGCAGAATCTGTATTTGTATCTCCTGACGTTGAAAAATCTATTTATGAACTGCCTGTAATTTTCCATGAACAGAACCTTGATTCAAAAATTCTTAATAAGCTTAAAATAATGAACCGTACTACAGACGTGCATCAGTGGACAGATTTCTTAAACAAGCTTAATCATCCTGAATCAAAAGTTACGATTGCTCTCGTCGGAAAAAAAGACTACCTGGACAACTGCTATAAATCCGTTCAGGAATCCCTGTTCCATGCTTCAGTAACCGGAAATAATGCTGAACTGACAATTAAAAAAATAGATGCAGAAACCCTCGAAAAAACAAATGACATTGATTCTTTCTTTAAAGATACAGACGGAATCGTAATTCCCGGCAGTTACGGCCAGAGAGGGTTCCTTGGTCTCTTAAAAGCTGTTACCTATGCCAGAGAAAACAAAATTCCTTATCTTGGAATTGATCTTGGAATGCAGCTTATGGCTATCGAGACAGCCCGTAATCTTTGCAACTGGGAAGATGCAGATACTACAGAATTTATATCAAATTCAACCCACCCTGTTATAAGCCTTCCGGAAGAACAGCAGGGACCGTCTGACGGCGTTATGAAACTCGGTTCTTCATCAGTTAAAATAGTAGAAGACTCAAAGCTCTTTTCTATTTACAATTCCAGCCTCATAACAGAACGGCACCGCTCAAAGTACGCTTTTGACCGTCACTATACTAAAGATATGAATGACAAAGGACTTTATATTTCTGCAATGTCTGCTTCCGATAACCAGACAGAAGCTTTTGAATGGCAGAATCATCCCTGGGGAATTGGAGTTCAGTATCATCCGGAATTCATCAGTAAACCGGCTAAACCGCATCCTCTGTTCAATTCATTCATTCTTGCTGCAATAAACTGCAATAAAAAATAA
- the lptC gene encoding LPS export ABC transporter periplasmic protein LptC gives MKLSAALITMTAVFSFSCSLDYGKEVFVKDKIPEFIFINSSFARYENNKKTAELSADRLEQYKSDNASFASNTTFTTWSQDGTVQTEGKCGLLGMDTKNEIYSLFNDIEIKNSDPKLEINAQNLKWNAKTEQLASGKSDTVRIFKNDVEVSGKGFSASSITNAFKFESETEGTIIQQDSTENAAEEGAEQ, from the coding sequence ATGAAACTTTCCGCAGCCCTGATAACTATGACAGCAGTTTTCTCATTCTCCTGTTCTCTGGACTACGGAAAAGAAGTTTTTGTTAAAGATAAAATCCCGGAATTTATTTTTATAAATTCCAGTTTTGCCAGATACGAAAACAATAAAAAAACCGCTGAACTTTCTGCTGACAGGCTTGAGCAATATAAAAGTGACAATGCCTCCTTTGCAAGCAATACTACGTTCACAACCTGGAGTCAGGACGGAACAGTTCAGACCGAAGGCAAATGCGGGCTGTTAGGAATGGATACAAAAAATGAAATATACTCACTTTTCAACGATATTGAAATAAAAAACTCAGATCCAAAGCTTGAAATTAATGCACAAAATCTTAAATGGAATGCAAAAACAGAACAGCTGGCCTCAGGAAAATCCGATACAGTCCGTATTTTTAAAAATGATGTAGAGGTTAGCGGCAAAGGGTTTTCCGCAAGTTCCATTACAAATGCCTTTAAGTTTGAGTCAGAAACTGAAGGAACTATAATTCAGCAGGATTCAACGGAAAATGCAGCAGAGGAAGGAGCTGAACAATGA
- a CDS encoding LptA/OstA family protein produces the protein MNSFKKYILSYLLVLLFILTSAYSEKITFSASSMSGTAGDSNGKTVLSGNAHILTETMEISADQIELSGKDYRIISASGNISGKNLETKMTFTCQSMSYDRETKVALLENAVHLVDTENDVTADAEIIEYSQNSNVAVMQIQVNLTQKDNKCTAAHAIYRKNEQMLEMSGNPNITQGTDTFRAQNITLNLETQEITLDGRVKGSVTTTPKEEKSPSEPVQTEPPAAEGSKEPENE, from the coding sequence ATGAATTCGTTTAAGAAATACATCCTTTCATATCTCCTGGTACTGCTTTTTATTTTAACCTCTGCATATTCAGAAAAAATTACTTTTTCCGCATCCTCCATGAGCGGAACCGCAGGAGATTCAAACGGAAAAACCGTACTGTCAGGAAATGCCCATATCCTGACAGAAACTATGGAAATTTCTGCAGATCAAATCGAATTAAGCGGCAAGGATTACAGAATAATCTCTGCCTCCGGAAATATAAGCGGCAAAAATCTTGAAACAAAAATGACCTTTACCTGCCAGTCCATGAGTTATGACCGGGAAACAAAAGTTGCCCTTCTGGAAAATGCCGTTCATCTTGTTGATACAGAAAATGACGTTACGGCAGATGCAGAAATCATTGAATACAGTCAGAATTCAAATGTCGCTGTCATGCAAATTCAGGTAAACCTTACACAAAAAGATAATAAATGTACTGCAGCACATGCTATTTACCGCAAAAATGAACAGATGCTGGAAATGAGCGGCAACCCAAATATAACACAGGGAACTGATACTTTCCGTGCTCAAAACATTACTCTAAATCTTGAAACACAGGAAATAACCCTTGACGGCCGCGTTAAAGGTTCGGTTACCACAACTCCAAAAGAAGAAAAGAGTCCGTCAGAGCCGGTTCAAACAGAACCACCTGCAGCTGAAGGATCAAAGGAGCCCGAAAATGAATGA
- the lptB gene encoding LPS export ABC transporter ATP-binding protein, translating into MNENTAVDFTQETNIQSSDILRITSLYKSFGRKKVVRGIDFSMKTGEVVGLLGPNGAGKTTSFYMIVGFYKPTSGDIFLNDKCITKLPMYKRAKLGISYLPQEASVFRKLTVEENIWSILERRKDLSKIEKKQKLDQLIEEFAIGRIRKQLAFTLSGGERRRTEIARSLAIEPKFLLLDEPFAGIDPIAVADIKSIIKLLAKQNIGVLITDHNVRDTLEITDRGIIISNGQIITQGNKEQILQSPEAREIYLGKDFSM; encoded by the coding sequence ATGAATGAAAACACGGCAGTTGATTTTACACAAGAAACAAATATACAGTCATCAGATATACTCAGAATTACCTCCCTGTACAAATCTTTTGGTCGTAAAAAGGTTGTACGAGGAATAGACTTTTCAATGAAAACCGGTGAAGTAGTTGGTCTTCTCGGACCAAATGGAGCCGGAAAAACAACCAGCTTCTACATGATTGTAGGATTTTATAAGCCTACTTCTGGTGATATTTTTTTAAATGACAAATGTATAACAAAACTTCCAATGTACAAACGTGCCAAACTGGGTATTTCGTATCTCCCTCAGGAAGCCTCAGTTTTCAGAAAATTAACTGTAGAAGAAAACATCTGGTCAATTTTGGAAAGAAGAAAAGATCTGTCTAAAATTGAAAAAAAACAGAAACTGGACCAGCTTATCGAAGAATTTGCAATCGGAAGAATACGCAAACAGCTGGCTTTTACACTTTCCGGAGGGGAACGTCGTCGCACAGAAATAGCCCGTTCCCTTGCAATTGAACCAAAATTCCTTCTTCTAGATGAACCATTTGCAGGAATCGATCCAATCGCTGTAGCTGATATCAAAAGTATTATAAAACTCCTGGCAAAACAGAACATTGGGGTTTTAATCACCGATCACAATGTCAGAGATACTCTTGAAATAACAGATCGTGGAATTATAATTTCAAACGGTCAGATTATTACACAAGGTAACAAAGAACAGATTCTTCAATCTCCAGAAGCTCGTGAAATCTATTTAGGCAAAGATTTCAGTATGTAA
- the rplQ gene encoding 50S ribosomal protein L17: MNHMNGFNPLSRTTAHRRAMTRNMVTSLFRYERVTTTKSKALEVRKAAEKLITRAKVDSVHNRREAAKFIADEKILNKLFKELGPRMKDRNGGYTRILKMGFRQGDAADVVILELVDYKLPEPESADSKEKKSTDKE; the protein is encoded by the coding sequence ATGAACCACATGAATGGATTTAATCCGCTTTCACGTACAACAGCCCATCGTCGTGCTATGACACGCAATATGGTAACTTCATTGTTTAGATACGAACGTGTTACTACAACTAAATCGAAGGCTCTTGAAGTACGCAAGGCTGCTGAAAAATTAATTACACGTGCCAAAGTTGACAGTGTACATAACAGAAGAGAAGCTGCTAAATTTATTGCAGATGAAAAAATCCTCAATAAATTGTTTAAGGAGCTTGGTCCACGTATGAAGGATCGCAATGGCGGTTATACACGCATTCTTAAAATGGGTTTCCGTCAGGGTGATGCTGCAGACGTTGTAATTCTTGAATTGGTAGACTATAAACTTCCAGAACCTGAATCAGCAGATTCTAAAGAAAAGAAGTCTACAGATAAGGAGTAA
- a CDS encoding DNA-directed RNA polymerase subunit alpha translates to MARKNLLKGFKKPKGITFEHLETNPNYGKFTAYPFEPGFGTTVGNTLRRVLLSSIQGYAISSVRITSYDVDGVPHVISSEFENIPNVSEDTLEVLNSLKQIRLRLPGDLEQDTILYEFKGPGTVKSDDFEKEGQLEIMTKGMEIFTMMEGANLEIEIQVDLGRGYVPAEVNEHYIEIVGTIAMDCIFTPVPKVKYSIEPCRVGQRNDYDKLILEIWTDGSISPEDALAEAAKIAKDYFAIFVNFNESEYSTTEELDEGDEKIRKLLNTSVEELELSVRSSNCLKNANIHTIGELTKKTEDDITKTRNFGKKSLEEIKAKLEEHGLTLGMTDYSHLKDTDFHNQKDENE, encoded by the coding sequence ATGGCTCGCAAAAATCTGCTTAAAGGCTTTAAGAAGCCAAAGGGCATTACATTTGAGCATCTTGAGACTAATCCTAACTACGGTAAGTTTACTGCTTATCCTTTTGAACCTGGATTTGGAACAACTGTCGGAAATACACTCCGTCGTGTTCTTCTTTCATCAATTCAGGGATATGCAATTTCTTCTGTTAGAATTACATCTTATGATGTTGATGGTGTACCTCATGTTATTTCAAGTGAATTTGAAAACATTCCTAATGTTTCTGAAGACACTTTGGAAGTGTTGAATAGCTTAAAACAGATTCGTTTGCGTCTGCCTGGTGATCTTGAGCAGGATACTATCCTTTATGAATTCAAAGGACCTGGAACAGTAAAAAGCGACGACTTCGAAAAAGAAGGTCAGCTTGAAATCATGACTAAAGGTATGGAAATCTTTACCATGATGGAAGGTGCAAACCTTGAAATTGAAATTCAGGTTGACTTGGGTCGTGGATATGTTCCTGCTGAAGTAAATGAACATTACATTGAAATTGTTGGTACAATTGCAATGGACTGTATATTTACACCTGTGCCAAAGGTTAAGTATTCTATTGAACCTTGTCGCGTAGGGCAGCGTAACGACTACGATAAACTTATTCTTGAGATTTGGACTGATGGTTCTATTAGCCCAGAGGATGCTCTTGCTGAAGCTGCTAAGATTGCAAAAGATTACTTTGCAATTTTCGTTAACTTCAACGAAAGTGAGTATTCTACAACTGAAGAACTTGATGAAGGTGATGAGAAAATTCGTAAGTTGCTCAATACATCTGTAGAAGAACTTGAGCTTTCTGTACGCAGTTCAAATTGTCTTAAGAATGCAAATATTCACACTATTGGTGAATTAACTAAGAAAACGGAAGATGATATAACTAAGACCCGTAACTTTGGAAAGAAGAGTCTTGAAGAAATCAAGGCTAAGCTTGAAGAACACGGATTAACTTTAGGAATGACTGACTATAGCCATCTTAAGGATACTGACTTCCATAATCAGAAGGATGAGAACGAATGA
- the rpsD gene encoding 30S ribosomal protein S4 translates to MARYTGPVCRLCRTEGTKLCLKGDRCKSDKCPINKKRAAPGKDPKARTGKRSEYGLQLREKQKIKRIYGMQEKQFHLTFEHALRMPGVTGENLVRLLESRLDNIVYRMHFAACRNQARQVVLHRHVLVNGRIVNIPSYQVKPGDVIEVKENSKKLAIIQDGLKEVSKSGVASWVTVDVDAVKGTFVQYPRREEVTDLVGVKEQLVVELYSK, encoded by the coding sequence ATGGCAAGATATACAGGACCAGTATGCAGACTTTGTAGAACAGAAGGTACAAAGCTGTGTCTTAAAGGTGATCGTTGTAAGAGCGATAAATGTCCTATTAACAAGAAGCGTGCAGCTCCAGGAAAAGATCCTAAAGCTAGAACTGGTAAGAGAAGTGAATACGGTCTTCAGCTTCGTGAAAAGCAGAAGATTAAGAGAATTTATGGTATGCAGGAAAAACAGTTCCATCTTACATTTGAACATGCTCTTCGCATGCCAGGTGTAACAGGTGAGAACCTTGTTCGCTTGCTTGAAAGTCGTCTTGACAACATTGTTTACAGAATGCATTTTGCAGCTTGTAGAAACCAGGCTCGTCAGGTTGTACTTCATCGCCATGTTCTTGTAAACGGACGCATTGTTAACATTCCTAGTTATCAGGTAAAACCTGGTGATGTAATTGAAGTAAAAGAAAACAGCAAGAAACTTGCAATTATTCAGGATGGTCTGAAAGAAGTTTCTAAGTCTGGTGTTGCTTCATGGGTAACTGTTGACGTAGATGCAGTAAAAGGAACTTTTGTGCAGTATCCAAGACGCGAAGAAGTTACGGATCTCGTTGGTGTTAAAGAACAGCTCGTAGTCGAGCTCTATTCTAAATAA
- the rpsK gene encoding 30S ribosomal protein S11 has product MATVKKRKEKKSVYEGNVYIQATFNNTIVTITDIKGNAIAWASSGGLGFRGAKKSTPFAAQSVAETAVQRAASYGLREVHVFVKGPGMGRENAIRVLGTLGLKVKSISDITPIPHNGCRPRKTRRM; this is encoded by the coding sequence ATGGCAACCGTAAAAAAGAGAAAAGAGAAGAAGAGTGTTTACGAAGGTAACGTTTATATTCAGGCTACTTTCAATAACACTATTGTAACAATCACAGATATCAAGGGAAATGCAATCGCTTGGGCTTCTTCAGGCGGACTTGGATTCCGTGGTGCAAAAAAATCTACACCGTTTGCAGCTCAGTCTGTAGCTGAAACAGCAGTACAGCGTGCAGCTAGCTACGGATTGCGTGAAGTACACGTGTTTGTAAAGGGTCCTGGTATGGGTCGTGAAAATGCTATTCGCGTACTGGGAACATTGGGATTGAAAGTAAAGTCTATTTCAGATATTACTCCTATTCCACACAACGGATGTCGCCCACGCAAAACACGCCGCATGTAA
- the rpsM gene encoding 30S ribosomal protein S13, which translates to MARIAGVDLPNKHVNIALTYIYGIGRSAANTICEKTQVNPDVLINDLSEDDLNKLRKTIDEEYKTEGRLRSEIGLNIKRLIDIGSYRGLRHRKGLPVRGQRTRTNSRTRKGKKKTVANKKKA; encoded by the coding sequence ATGGCTCGAATTGCGGGAGTTGATCTTCCTAATAAGCATGTTAACATTGCGTTAACATATATTTACGGTATTGGCCGTTCAGCAGCAAATACTATCTGCGAGAAAACACAGGTAAATCCTGATGTTTTGATCAATGATCTCTCAGAAGATGATTTGAATAAGCTTCGTAAGACTATCGATGAAGAGTATAAGACAGAAGGACGTCTTCGCTCAGAAATCGGTCTTAACATTAAACGTCTTATCGATATTGGTAGCTATAGAGGATTACGCCACAGAAAAGGTCTTCCTGTTCGTGGACAGAGGACAAGAACTAATTCTCGTACACGCAAGGGTAAGAAGAAGACCGTTGCTAACAAGAAGAAGGCATAA
- the rpmJ gene encoding 50S ribosomal protein L36 codes for MKVRTSVKPICDKCKVIRRNGVVRIICTNPKHKQRQG; via the coding sequence ATGAAAGTACGAACCAGCGTAAAGCCCATCTGCGATAAGTGTAAGGTTATTAGGAGAAACGGCGTTGTCCGCATTATCTGTACTAATCCTAAACATAAGCAGAGACAGGGTTGA
- the secY gene encoding preprotein translocase subunit SecY, whose protein sequence is MANNPVVNMFKVKEIRNRILFTLLILAVFRLGTVLTIPGLNAAALVDYFSDLAKSNKAESAFASYMDFFAGGAFEKFSVFMLGVMPYISTQIILQLALVIFPSLKRIAQEEGGQRRVQMWTRVGTVIVCIIQALAITAYVSSINAATQGAAVTKYYSNWMAILTVTAGSMITVWMGDQITAHGIGNGISMLIFAGIVARLPSAVWELITMVRNDGLNVVYVIVALGLFLVIIGLVVFEQSGERKIPVHYAKRVVGRKMYGGQSTYIPFKINPSGVIPIIFASAFLTFPLQIATSLQKKAGWLNWLAAKLNPMGVWYNVIEVLLIIFFAYFYTQVTLNPTEIAKNIRENGGSIPGIRTDKTESYLQKVLNRLILPGSLYLAFIALIPTLIQIAFGFPASISMLMGGTSLLILVGVDIDTMAQVEALLKMHHHDGLTKKGLKSRNL, encoded by the coding sequence ATGGCTAACAATCCTGTTGTAAACATGTTCAAAGTTAAGGAAATTCGCAATCGTATCCTCTTTACTTTGTTGATTTTGGCGGTTTTCCGTCTTGGAACTGTTTTAACTATTCCTGGATTAAATGCCGCAGCTCTTGTTGACTATTTTAGCGATCTTGCTAAAAGCAACAAGGCTGAAAGCGCATTCGCCAGCTATATGGATTTTTTTGCCGGTGGAGCATTTGAAAAGTTTTCTGTGTTTATGCTTGGTGTAATGCCATACATTTCTACACAGATTATTCTTCAGCTTGCCCTGGTAATTTTCCCTTCTCTTAAGAGAATTGCACAGGAAGAAGGTGGCCAGCGTCGTGTACAGATGTGGACAAGAGTCGGAACTGTAATTGTATGTATAATTCAGGCTCTTGCCATTACAGCTTATGTAAGCTCAATCAATGCTGCAACACAGGGTGCTGCTGTTACTAAGTATTATAGTAACTGGATGGCTATTCTTACTGTTACAGCAGGTTCTATGATTACTGTATGGATGGGCGATCAGATAACTGCACATGGAATTGGTAATGGTATTTCCATGTTGATTTTTGCAGGTATTGTGGCACGTCTTCCTTCAGCTGTTTGGGAACTTATAACTATGGTAAGAAACGATGGACTTAACGTTGTGTACGTAATCGTTGCACTTGGTTTGTTCCTTGTTATTATCGGTCTTGTTGTTTTTGAACAGTCTGGAGAACGTAAGATTCCTGTACATTATGCAAAACGCGTTGTTGGACGTAAAATGTATGGTGGACAGAGCACTTATATTCCATTTAAAATTAATCCATCTGGTGTAATCCCAATTATTTTTGCATCAGCATTTCTTACATTCCCGTTGCAGATTGCTACTAGTCTTCAGAAAAAAGCCGGATGGCTTAACTGGCTGGCTGCAAAACTGAATCCGATGGGAGTTTGGTATAATGTAATTGAAGTCTTGCTGATTATTTTCTTTGCATACTTCTACACTCAGGTAACCCTGAACCCTACTGAAATCGCAAAGAATATTCGTGAAAACGGCGGTTCGATTCCCGGAATCCGTACGGACAAGACTGAAAGTTATCTTCAGAAGGTGTTAAACCGTCTGATTCTTCCTGGATCTTTGTATCTTGCATTTATTGCTTTGATACCTACTTTGATTCAGATTGCATTTGGTTTCCCTGCATCAATTTCTATGTTGATGGGTGGAACTTCGCTTCTGATTCTTGTTGGTGTTGATATCGATACGATGGCACAGGTTGAAGCTCTTCTTAAGATGCATCACCATGATGGTCTTACAAAGAAGGGATTAAAGTCCAGAAATCTCTAA
- the rplO gene encoding 50S ribosomal protein L15: protein MSDFTLSAPQGANKKKRIVGRGSSSGRGTTAGKGNKGQQSRSGGKTYVGFEGGQMPLYRRIAHRGFSNAVFRKEYVIFNVSELNAKFADGETVDVASLVKKGLLNKCLDGVKVLGDGEVTKKLNVVVDKISASAKAKIEKAGGTVSLVTPKKEESK from the coding sequence ATGTCAGACTTTACTTTATCAGCACCACAGGGTGCTAACAAAAAGAAGCGCATTGTTGGTCGTGGTTCTTCTTCAGGTCGTGGTACAACGGCTGGAAAAGGAAACAAAGGTCAGCAGTCACGTTCCGGCGGAAAAACATACGTTGGATTTGAAGGCGGTCAGATGCCTTTGTATCGTCGTATTGCACATCGCGGTTTTTCTAACGCCGTATTTAGAAAGGAATATGTTATCTTCAACGTTTCAGAACTGAATGCAAAATTTGCAGATGGTGAAACAGTTGACGTTGCATCTCTTGTTAAGAAAGGTCTTCTTAATAAATGTTTGGACGGCGTAAAGGTTCTTGGTGACGGTGAAGTTACAAAGAAGCTTAATGTTGTTGTAGACAAGATTTCTGCTTCTGCTAAAGCTAAAATTGAAAAAGCTGGTGGAACAGTTTCTTTGGTTACTCCAAAAAAAGAAGAATCAAAATAA
- the rpmD gene encoding 50S ribosomal protein L30 — protein MAKLRITLVKSTIGQKPEKKATVRSLGLKKLNSVVEHEANDSIKGMVASVSHLVKVEEIG, from the coding sequence ATGGCAAAATTAAGAATTACACTTGTAAAGAGTACCATTGGTCAGAAACCAGAAAAGAAAGCAACTGTTCGCAGCCTTGGTCTTAAAAAATTGAATTCTGTTGTTGAACATGAAGCAAATGATTCTATCAAAGGAATGGTTGCTTCTGTTTCTCACTTAGTAAAAGTTGAGGAGATCGGCTGA
- the rpsE gene encoding 30S ribosomal protein S5 translates to MEHQKNNERKPADEFVEKLVKLNRTAKTVKGGRRMSFSALTVVGDKKGRIGYGFGKANDVTEAIRKSIDKAKSNLITLSSKNGTLPHEIVGKYKSSSVLLKPACPGTGIIAGGAVRAVMDAAGITDVISKSLGSSTSVNVVRATFNAVASLMDARAVASNRGKSLNDLWG, encoded by the coding sequence ATGGAACACCAGAAGAATAATGAAAGAAAGCCTGCTGATGAATTCGTAGAAAAGCTTGTAAAGCTTAATCGTACTGCTAAAACTGTAAAAGGTGGACGCAGGATGTCTTTCTCTGCACTTACTGTAGTAGGTGACAAAAAAGGACGTATCGGATACGGATTCGGTAAGGCAAATGATGTTACTGAAGCAATTAGAAAGAGTATTGATAAGGCTAAGTCTAACCTTATAACTCTTTCTTCTAAGAATGGCACTCTTCCACATGAAATTGTCGGAAAATATAAGAGTTCTTCAGTATTGTTGAAGCCTGCTTGTCCTGGTACAGGTATTATTGCAGGTGGTGCTGTTCGTGCAGTTATGGATGCTGCAGGAATTACAGATGTTATTTCAAAGTCGCTTGGTTCAAGCACATCAGTAAATGTTGTTCGTGCAACATTTAATGCTGTTGCAAGCCTTATGGATGCACGTGCTGTTGCTTCAAACCGCGGAAAGTCTTTGAATGATTTGTGGGGCTGA
- the rplR gene encoding 50S ribosomal protein L18 produces MFKKLNDKQRKRLHRKIHIRKSIYGTAERPRMTVFKSGRNLYVQVINDDEGKTLASISTLEKDFVSLKANVDGAAKLGEALGSRLKEKNITTVVFDRNGYLYHGVVKALADATRAAGIVF; encoded by the coding sequence ATGTTTAAGAAGTTAAATGATAAACAGAGAAAACGCCTGCACAGAAAAATTCACATTCGTAAGTCAATTTACGGAACTGCTGAACGTCCACGTATGACTGTGTTCAAGAGCGGACGCAATCTTTACGTACAGGTAATCAATGATGATGAAGGCAAGACTCTTGCTTCCATCTCAACTCTTGAAAAGGATTTTGTATCACTCAAGGCAAATGTTGACGGTGCTGCAAAACTTGGAGAAGCTTTGGGTTCACGCCTTAAGGAAAAGAACATTACAACTGTAGTGTTTGACCGCAACGGTTATCTTTATCATGGTGTTGTTAAGGCCCTTGCTGACGCTACACGTGCCGCTGGCATTGTATTCTAG
- the rplF gene encoding 50S ribosomal protein L6, which translates to MASKIGKLPVAIPAGVTVTVASNMVTVKGPKGELKQDFNDLVKVEVKGSEVVVTPSNESKAASAAHGLYRNLVFNMVKGVSEGFTKSLVITGVGYRAEVKGKELVMNLGYSSDFIAIIPDDLTVTADQTGKITITGIDKQRVGEFSAQIRKLRKPEPYKGKGVRYETEVIRRKVGKTGVK; encoded by the coding sequence ATGGCATCAAAAATTGGTAAACTTCCTGTTGCTATACCTGCAGGTGTTACTGTTACAGTTGCTTCTAACATGGTTACTGTAAAAGGACCAAAGGGAGAACTTAAACAGGATTTTAATGACTTGGTAAAAGTTGAAGTAAAAGGTTCAGAAGTAGTTGTTACTCCTTCTAATGAATCAAAAGCTGCAAGTGCAGCTCATGGTTTGTACCGTAACCTTGTTTTTAACATGGTTAAAGGTGTTTCAGAGGGATTTACAAAGTCTTTGGTCATTACTGGTGTAGGTTATCGTGCAGAAGTAAAGGGTAAAGAACTTGTAATGAACCTTGGATATTCATCAGATTTTATTGCAATTATTCCAGATGACCTTACAGTTACAGCTGATCAGACAGGAAAAATTACAATTACTGGAATCGATAAGCAGAGAGTTGGTGAATTCAGTGCTCAGATTCGTAAGCTTAGAAAACCTGAACCTTATAAGGGAAAGGGTGTTCGTTATGAAACTGAAGTTATCAGACGCAAAGTCGGTAAGACTGGTGTAAAATAA